CGGGGTGAGTGTGCTCGCCTCGCCGTTGAGATCCGGGGAATGGCATCGCACGATGCTGCTATTCGTCCAGATCCTCCAGCTGGATGACCCGGATCCCGACGTCGGGCAGGCGACGGTCGCTCGTGATGAAAGCGGAGCAGCGGTGCAGGGCAGCCGAGGCAAGCTGGATCGCATCCGGTGGACGCGTGTCGTACGGCGCGGATCTGTGCGTCACTTACTGTGCGACCGAACGATGCTGCCGCATCGCCCGCTGCTTCAGCTTGCGATAGAGCGAATCCGACAGGTTCCTGATGTTCAAAGTTGCCATGCCTCCAGTATGGAGGACTTATGGAGGAAATACCCGTCGGCACTGGCATCCGCCAGAGTGCCTGCGAGCGCCGAATCCCGAACAGCGAACTAGTCCCCGGCCGACGAAGGCCCGGCCCCGATCATGCTTGACCGTCACCCTGCAAACCCTGACCTTGCGACCACCGCCATCCACTCCGGAGGTCCACCCATGCCACGCTCCGCCATCCCAGAGCTTGTCGGGTTGTGCACGTACGAAGAAGCCACCCGCATCGGCTTCTCAGTCGACGAGAACGTTCGGCGGCTCGTGCGTCTGCACTGGGTCGAGAAGCGGCTGATGGACATTGCCGTTGCGCGGCTGCCGGCGACGCCGGAGTGGGAGGTCAAGTGCGCGCTCGGCCTCCACATGTGGCAGGATGGTGAGCATGCGGATGCGATCCGTCGCAGGGTCAGCGAGATGCGCAGCCCACCGCCACCACTCGACCGCGCGCCGGACCCGGCGCTCGACGCGTTCCTGGAGGAGCTGCTGCGCGCGGATGACACGACCGAGCTCGTCGCAGGCCTCGCCTTCGCGCACGACGCGCTCGTGGCCGCGTACCGTGATCATCTCGAGCGTTCCAATCCATTGGTCGACCAGCCGACACGTCGCGTGCTGCGCTTCAATCTCATCGAGGAGGAGGAGGCCGCGTCGTGGTGCGAGCGGGCGCTCGGCGCGCTGATCACGAGGGACGCAGCTGCACGCGAACGCGCTCGCGTGTGGCGTGAGCACCTGCGTGCGTATCTCGATGCCGCGGGTGGTATCGCCGGCGACGTCGTGACCGACGCGATCACGCTGCCTGCGCCGCGCGCGACGCAGCCGTACGTCCCGGATACCACGCCGAGGCGCGACGAGCGCTTCACCGGCGTTCACCAGTTCGACTTCCCGCCTCAGACCGTCTACAACGCGCCCGGTGTCGCCGCGGAGGAGCGTAATCTCGCCCTGCTGTGTCGTCGCGCGCTCGAGATGGACGTGCCGGAAACCATGGCGTCGTTCATGGCCGAGCGACGTGACCAGCCGTGGGATTTCTACCGTGAGTACGCGCGCCAGTTATGGGATGAAGCGCGGCACGCGATGATGGGTACGGTCGCGCTCACGGCGCGCGGCATCGACTGGACACGGCTGCCGCTGCATGTCGGCTTCTCGCTGCGGCTGAATCTGCACGCCGAACCGCTCGAGCGGCAGATCCTGTTGTATGCCATCGAGCAGAGTCTCATGCCCGGTGACACGGGCAAGCGGTTCGAGTACGAGACCGCAGTCGCAGCCGGCGATCTACTGTCCGCACACTTCCACGATTACGACTGGGCGGATGAAGTACTGCACGCGCAGATCGGGCGGCGCTGGATGAAGGCCGAAGGGCTGTCGGTGTCGGATGCGATTCAGCGCGGAACGGAAATCCACGAGCGTACGTGGGGCGCGCTCGACCAGCACGCCGTTCAACGCGACGCGGACCCGTGGCAGTGGTGGCGCGACCTCGTACGCGACGCACTCGGCCGCGAGAGCGCAGCCGCGCCCGCGCAGGGACCGCCGACGATTATCGGGCAGAGCGGTTGAAGTGGCTGCGGCCAACACGGCCGTGATCAGGTCTGGAAGCACGGTACACTCGATCTCTGCCTGACGGAACTGGCCCCACCAGTCCTCCGGATTCGCTGTGTAAGGATCAGACGCACGAGGCGTTCTATAGTCGTGGGGAGGGTCGTGGGAAGCCCGGCGAGAGCGGGGCCGATCACGCTGTGCCTGTCTGCCGTTTCGTCGCCCCATTCCCTGGAGGAATGTGATGAGAGTCTTGTCCATACTGGCAATGCTGCTCCTCCTGGCTGGCGTCTCCGGCGCTTCCGCCCAGGAGAGGACGATCGTCGGGATCGTCGTCGGATCTGACGAACAACCCGTACGCCTCGCGCGCGTCGAGGTCGTGCGAGGTGTGGAGCGCACCGAGACGAATCAGGAGGGCCGCTTCCGCATCGTGACGCGCGCCGGAGAGGTGACGCTCCGGGTGACGTCCTTCGGCTTCCGGCCACAGGACGTGGTTGTCCCTGCCGGCCAGAACGAAGTCAGGATCGTCATGGAGACGGACGCACTCCGGCTCGAGGGGATCGTCGTTACGGGTCAGCAGACCTCGGTGGCGCGGCGGAACCTGGCGAACGCGGTCTCGTCGATCTCGCAGGCAGCGATCGACGAGGCGCCCCCGATGCAGACGTCGGAGAGTCTCCTTCAGGGCCGGGTGGCCGGCGCCCTCGTCGAGCAGAACTCCGGCGCGCCGGGCGGCGGTATGCAGGTCCGGCTGCGCGGCGTCTCCACAATCATCGGAGAGTCCGAGCCGCTCTACGTGATCGATGGCGTCGTCATGAGCAACGTCGCGGTCCCGAACGCGCTGAACGCGGTCACGCTCTCCGCCGGCGGGTCCAACGCTTCGACCCAGGACGCGCCGGTCAACCGGATCGCGGACCTCAACCCTGCCGACATCGAGCGGATCGAGATCCTGAAAGGCGCGTCGGCGGCAGCCCTCTACGGATCGCGCGCCGCGAACGGTGTGATCATCATCACCACCCGCCGTGGCAGCCCCGGTGACACGCGCATCAACTTCACGCAGCGCGTCGGCTTCTTCCAGCGTTCGAACGAGCTGGAGTTCCGGGAGTGGACGTTCGGTGAGGCGGCGGACGTCTTCGGGGCAGCGGCCGTGGCGCCGTACTTCCCGGCGGGCGCTTCCGACGACGCCCGCCCCCTCCGCACGTTCGACCACCAGGACCAGGTCGCGGGCCAGCAGGATCTCTCGATGGAGTCGAGCCTCTCCGTGGCGGGCGGCAATGATGACACCCGCTACTTCGTGTCAGGGACGTGGCGGGAGGACGAAGGGGTGATGATCAACACCGGCTACGAGCGACAGAGCCTCAGGTTGAACCTCGAGCAGGCGCTCGGCGAGCGGTTCCAGGTGAACGTCCACACCAACCTGATGCACACGCTCGCGGCACGCGGCATCAGCAACAACGACAACAGCGGCACGAGCCCCTGGATGGTCTTCCCGTTCACGCCGAACTTCGCCGACCTGTCATTCGACGAGGCGACGAACCGGTTCCGGGTCAACCCGTTCGAGCGCAGCAACCCGCTCCAGACGGTGAGCCTGTCGACGAACGACGAGGATGTCTGGCGCCTGCTCGGCGGGGCGACCGGCTCCTTCGACGCGTGGAGGAATGCGAATCAGAGAGTGGAGCTCGTCACCACATTCGGCGTCGACTTCTTCACGCAGGAGAACGACCTGTACTTTCCGGCCGTGTTGCAGTTCGAGCCGAGTGACGGCCTGCCTGGCTCGTCGCTCCTCAGCAACACTAACAACATGGACCTGACGTGGAGCGCGAACGCCGTACACGAGTTTACGGGCGACGCCTTCCGCGCGACGACCACGGCCGGCTTCCAGTACGAGGGCCGGGAGCTGAACACTTCGCGGATCTTCGGATTCGGGCTGGCGGGCGGCCAGGAGAATGTGGACGCTGCTACGCAGGTCCAGATCCTCGAGAATCGCCAGCGGATCCGGGACCTCGGATTCTTCGCCCAGGAGGAGCTGCTCCTGCTGAACGAGCGGCTTTTCATCACCGGAGGCATCCGCACCGATCGGAGCAGTGTCAACTCGGATACCGAGGAATTCTTCTGGTATCCGAAGGCGGCCGCCTCTTACCGATTCGATGACCTCACCTCGTGGGTGGACGGTGTGAAGCTGCGGGGGGCGTGGGGGCAGAGCGGGAATCAGCCGCTGTTCGGGCAGAAGTTCACTCCGCTGACGGCGACCAACAACATCACGGGAATCCCCGGTCTGACCATCCAGGGCACGGTGGCCGCGCCCGACCTCCGGCCCGAACAGCAGGAGGAGATCGAGTTCGGGGCCGACGTGACCGGGTTCGGCGGACGGGCACAGCTCACCGCAACCTGGTTCCGGAAGAGCATCACGGACCTGCTCCTCCAGCGGACTCCCGCTCCCTCGACAGGCTTCGCCACCGAGATCTTCAACGGCGGCAAGCTCGAGGTGAGAGGCTGGGAGCTCGCGCTGGACGCCGCCCCGATCCAGACGGGCAATTTCAGCTGGTTGAGCCAGACCACGTTCTACGCGGACGAGAGCGAGATCCAGGATCTTCCGGTGCCGGCGTTCAACACCGGTGGTTTCGGCACGTCGCTGGGCGCGTTCCGGATCGAGGAGGGAGCCTCCGCCACCCAGATCGTGACGAACGTGGGCGTATGCCCGTCCACAGAATTTGCACAGCTCTGCATTGACGACGATGGCAGTCCGCTCCCCGACGGCACTCAGATCGTCAGTTCCATCGGCGACGCCGTCCCCGATTTCCGGATCGGATTCTCGAACAACCTGACCTGGGGGCCGTTGAGCCTCGTCTCGCTCATCGAGTGGGTGGAGGGTCACACCGTGATCAATCTGACGCAGTTCCTGGCCGACGCGGCCGCGAACTCGGCGGACTTCACCACCGCCGGAGTGCAGCGCATCAGCAACTGGGGCGACGGCGACAGCCGCGGCTACATGGAGGATGCCTCGTTCATCAAGCTGCGCGAGCTGAGCCTCTCCTACGACATCCCGTCCAGCCTGATCGACAACGCGCTCTTCGGTGGCATCGGCGGGGCTCGCCTGACGCTGAGCGGGCGCAACCTGCACACCTGGACGAGCTACACCGGACTGGACCCGGAGGTGAGCAACTTCGGAAACCAGCCCATCGCGCGGAACATCGACGTGGCGCCGTTCCCACCGAGCCGCAGCTTCTGGCTCGGAGTGGACGTACGGTTCTGATGCGGCGAGCGAACGAGTCGACCCGATCAACCCAGCGAGGATGACCCGATGAGAATGAATCTTCTTGCCGCACTCGCCGTCGGAGGCGCCGTCCTCCTGGCCGGCTGCGCTGACGATCTCTTTACGGTCCCGGACCTGAATAACCCGGCGCTCGACGAGCTGGCGGAAAATCCGACGCGTCTGACCGTGCAGCAGGCGGCCCAGGGGCTGCTGATCGGCACGAGAAACGGCATGTCGGGCCAGGTGAGCTTCGTCTCCCACCTGGGAATCCTGGGACGCGAGTCCCTGGTCTACGACCCATCCGACCCGCGGTACATGGGCCAGATGCTCGATGGCAGACTGGTGAACGGCGATGGCGCCTTCGGCGGAAGCCTGTGGGCCCCGCCGTATGCGAACATGCGCCTCGGGTCGGTGCTCCTCGGCGCCCTCGAAATCGTGGACGGCTTCTCGGCCGCCGAGCTGGAAGCGATCCGGGGATTCACGAAATTCATCATGGCGTACGACCTGCTCCGGGTGATCCTGACCCGTGACGAGAACGGGGCCGTGGCCGTCATCAACCCCGTGGGGGATGAACCCTCGCCGCTGCTCGAGGCACCCGCCGTGTACGATCGGATCGAGGCGCTTCTCACCGAGTCTGTGGGGCACCTGCAGGCCGGGAGCGCCGCTTTCCCCTTCCAGCTCACGCCGGGGTTCGCCGGCTTCGATACGCCCGCGGACCTCGTCCCGGCGGTCCATGCCCTGCACGCCAGGGTGGATGTCTATCGGGGTCAGTATGCCGACGCCATCACCCAGCTCTCGAATTCGTTCGTCTCTACCGCGGCGGACCTCGATCTGGGCGTCTACCATTCCTTCGGCACCGGGTCCGGCGACATCACGAACGGACTCTTCCAGGGATCCGACCCGCAGATCGTCGCGTTTCCTACGATGGACGACGACGCCGACCCCGGTGACCAGCGGGCGGCGTCGAAGCTGGAGATCCTCGCCGTCCCGAAGACTCAGGACGGTGTGACCTCCAATCTCCGGTTCACGATCTACAACAGCCTGAGTTCCCCTATTCCGCTGATCCGGAACGAAGAGCTGATCCTGCTGCGCGCGGAGGCGCGCTGGTTCACCGGGGACATCGTGGGCGCGATGAGTGACCTGAACTTCGTCCGCACCACGTCAGGCGGGCTCACCGGTATCGCCACGCCGGCCACCGACGAGCAGTTCATCGACGCGCTTCTCTACGAGCGGCAGTTCTCGCTCATGCACGAAGGCGGACACCGGTGGATCGACCACCGGCGCTTCGATCGGCTGGACGAGCTGCCGAACCCGCGGCCGACCGACTTCGTGCCGGTCGCCTTCCCGATCCCGCAGGCGGAGTGTCTGGCGCGAAACGCGGGAAACGAGTGCGAGGCGCCGCTACCGTAGCGTAAGGGTGCGCGCCGGAAGCGTTCGGCGTGGGCGGGCAGCGCCGCGTGCGCCGATTTCGCGCTGCCGGCGACGCAGGAGGGGGAGGTCAGTGCGCGCTCGGCCTCTACCTGTGGCAGGATGGCGAGCATGCCGATGCGATCCGTCGCAGGGTCAGCGAGATGCGCAGTCCTCCGCCACCCCTGGACCGCGCGCCGGACGCGGCGCTCGACGCGCTGACCACGAGTTGACGCATCAGCCCGCGAGCGTGCACGCGTGTGGCGTGAGCACCTGCGTGCGTATCTCGATGCCGCGGGTGGTATTGCCGGCGACGTCGTGAGCGACGCGGCCACGCTGCCGCCGCCGCGCGCGACGCAGCCGGTAGTCACGCGTGACTACTTTCTCAAGGTCTGGATCACGATCTCGTGCTGGCGCGGGCCCGCCCACGCGATCCGCTAACGATCCCGATACCGCTCCCGGTTCAGTTGCGATCTGTATCGGGTCCGCCGTAACATGCCCCGTCCGCAGGACCGCCGGCACTGACCGGCGCGGCCCGCCCCGACCTGTCCGGAGGTCTCCATGCGTTTTCTGCCCCGTCTCATACGATGCCTGATCCTGCTCGCGCTCACCGTGACGCCGGCGGCTGCACAGTCGGGCTCGTTCGGCACGTCCGTCGTGATCGACGATGGCGAGCTGATCGTGGCGGAGCCGAACAATTGGTCTCGACCGGGTCTGGTCTACGTCTATCGGCAGAGCGCCGGCGGGTGGCGTGAGGCTGCGCGGCTCGAGGCGCCGGGTGCCGCACGCGCGGATGGTTTCGGCACCGTGCTCGCCCGCACCGGCGGCACGCTGTTCGTCGCACAGCGCGGCGGACGCATCCACATCTTCGAGCGACAGGGTACCGGCTGGCACCACGCGGGAATGCTCGCGACGGACGGCATCACGGGCGCCGATGCAGAGTGCAACCAGTACGGCTACTGCGGCACGCATTTTGGTATTGCGCTGGCCGCGGCTGGCGACTGGCTGTTCGTGGGTGAGCCGGGAAGTGTGCCAGGCGAGGCCCCGCCTGCGCGGCCGAATCAGGAGCCGCAACCGCAGCCGCCGGGCACGGTGCACGTGTTCCGGCGTGGCGCCGACGGGTGGTCGCGGCACGGCCGGTTGCAGTCTGCCGCCAGCGCGCCGGGCGATGCGTTCGGCGCAGCGATCGCGCTCGCGAATGACCGCGCGCTGATTGGTGCACCGAACCAGGCCATGCCGGGCGACAGCACGCACGAGCG
This genomic stretch from Longimicrobiales bacterium harbors:
- a CDS encoding SusC/RagA family TonB-linked outer membrane protein — encoded protein: MRVLSILAMLLLLAGVSGASAQERTIVGIVVGSDEQPVRLARVEVVRGVERTETNQEGRFRIVTRAGEVTLRVTSFGFRPQDVVVPAGQNEVRIVMETDALRLEGIVVTGQQTSVARRNLANAVSSISQAAIDEAPPMQTSESLLQGRVAGALVEQNSGAPGGGMQVRLRGVSTIIGESEPLYVIDGVVMSNVAVPNALNAVTLSAGGSNASTQDAPVNRIADLNPADIERIEILKGASAAALYGSRAANGVIIITTRRGSPGDTRINFTQRVGFFQRSNELEFREWTFGEAADVFGAAAVAPYFPAGASDDARPLRTFDHQDQVAGQQDLSMESSLSVAGGNDDTRYFVSGTWREDEGVMINTGYERQSLRLNLEQALGERFQVNVHTNLMHTLAARGISNNDNSGTSPWMVFPFTPNFADLSFDEATNRFRVNPFERSNPLQTVSLSTNDEDVWRLLGGATGSFDAWRNANQRVELVTTFGVDFFTQENDLYFPAVLQFEPSDGLPGSSLLSNTNNMDLTWSANAVHEFTGDAFRATTTAGFQYEGRELNTSRIFGFGLAGGQENVDAATQVQILENRQRIRDLGFFAQEELLLLNERLFITGGIRTDRSSVNSDTEEFFWYPKAAASYRFDDLTSWVDGVKLRGAWGQSGNQPLFGQKFTPLTATNNITGIPGLTIQGTVAAPDLRPEQQEEIEFGADVTGFGGRAQLTATWFRKSITDLLLQRTPAPSTGFATEIFNGGKLEVRGWELALDAAPIQTGNFSWLSQTTFYADESEIQDLPVPAFNTGGFGTSLGAFRIEEGASATQIVTNVGVCPSTEFAQLCIDDDGSPLPDGTQIVSSIGDAVPDFRIGFSNNLTWGPLSLVSLIEWVEGHTVINLTQFLADAAANSADFTTAGVQRISNWGDGDSRGYMEDASFIKLRELSLSYDIPSSLIDNALFGGIGGARLTLSGRNLHTWTSYTGLDPEVSNFGNQPIARNIDVAPFPPSRSFWLGVDVRF
- a CDS encoding RagB/SusD family nutrient uptake outer membrane protein — protein: MRMNLLAALAVGGAVLLAGCADDLFTVPDLNNPALDELAENPTRLTVQQAAQGLLIGTRNGMSGQVSFVSHLGILGRESLVYDPSDPRYMGQMLDGRLVNGDGAFGGSLWAPPYANMRLGSVLLGALEIVDGFSAAELEAIRGFTKFIMAYDLLRVILTRDENGAVAVINPVGDEPSPLLEAPAVYDRIEALLTESVGHLQAGSAAFPFQLTPGFAGFDTPADLVPAVHALHARVDVYRGQYADAITQLSNSFVSTAADLDLGVYHSFGTGSGDITNGLFQGSDPQIVAFPTMDDDADPGDQRAASKLEILAVPKTQDGVTSNLRFTIYNSLSSPIPLIRNEELILLRAEARWFTGDIVGAMSDLNFVRTTSGGLTGIATPATDEQFIDALLYERQFSLMHEGGHRWIDHRRFDRLDELPNPRPTDFVPVAFPIPQAECLARNAGNECEAPLP